A window from Chlamydia gallinacea 08-1274/3 encodes these proteins:
- a CDS encoding HPr family phosphocarrier protein — protein sequence MVRELFAYIVKDLIVGEFKEHSLDIGERQEIATTCYDPEEECTGTCVVKNASGVHVRPASAIVKLLAGEDCEVSFTYAEKTVNAKSIMSILILGAPQNGKIYVRIRGKNAYRVLQKLQNAFDSGFGEL from the coding sequence ATGGTTAGAGAATTATTTGCTTATATAGTGAAGGACTTGATAGTGGGAGAATTTAAAGAGCATAGTTTAGATATTGGTGAGAGACAAGAAATAGCCACAACTTGTTATGATCCTGAAGAAGAGTGCACAGGCACGTGTGTGGTAAAGAATGCTTCGGGGGTTCACGTGCGTCCTGCAAGTGCTATTGTTAAGTTATTAGCTGGCGAAGATTGTGAGGTGAGTTTTACCTATGCTGAGAAAACGGTGAATGCCAAGAGTATCATGAGTATCCTTATATTAGGTGCTCCACAAAATGGAAAGATTTATGTGCGCATTCGTGGGAAGAATGCTTATCGTGTATTGCAGAAATTACAGAACGCTTTTGATTCGGGATTTGGAGAATTGTAG
- the ptsP gene encoding phosphoenolpyruvate--protein phosphotransferase encodes MPARSIETTEEWRIPGMAIVSGVAIGKAFFLGSSPLQIHELTLPQEEVEHEIHRYYKALNRSKLDIVALEQEAHSKQDQQEITSILQAHLEIIKDPILTEEVVNTIRKDRKNAEYVFSSVMGKIEESLTAVQGVSAVLDRVQDIHDISNRVLGYLRCQRKSPLGELDQNIIVFSKELAPSQVASANPAYIRGFVSLVGAPTSHTAIVSRAKNIPYLANLSQENWDKIQEYIGKLVFIDGIRGEIIFNPKAQTLESYYNKKSTLCNATLFYARQEESSTIVSAHAASLEEIHMLAGSLPKTPIGLFRSEFLAIAEDRLPTYAEQVHVYQELAVCSERSPVLRLFDFSEDKPCPGEDVVPERSVQYLLKNTGVLDQQLLAILAASSCGPLKILIPGVADVAEILEVKRRIDMLRHSVEEYVFDNISLGCMIEFPSAVMMIDEILSECDFLSIGTNDLMQYTLGNLRELVPPPYLNTPLHPAVMRMIRRVVCSAKQREISVSICGEAAADLSLTPFFLGLGVEELSVAIPVVPELRMRIASLNLSDCIECAEKLLRARTCEEVRTLLI; translated from the coding sequence ATGCCAGCACGTTCTATAGAAACAACAGAGGAATGGCGGATTCCTGGTATGGCTATAGTTTCAGGAGTGGCTATAGGTAAGGCTTTTTTCTTAGGCTCTTCTCCATTGCAAATTCATGAACTCACTCTACCTCAAGAGGAGGTAGAACATGAGATACATCGTTATTACAAAGCACTTAATCGTTCTAAGTTGGATATTGTTGCTTTAGAACAGGAAGCACATAGTAAGCAGGATCAACAAGAAATTACTTCTATTTTACAGGCCCATTTAGAAATTATTAAAGATCCTATTTTGACAGAAGAGGTTGTCAATACGATTAGGAAAGATCGTAAAAATGCTGAGTATGTGTTTTCTTCTGTGATGGGGAAGATAGAAGAATCTTTAACAGCTGTTCAGGGAGTTTCCGCAGTTTTAGATCGTGTTCAAGATATTCATGATATTTCCAATCGTGTTCTGGGATATTTGCGCTGCCAACGTAAGAGTCCACTAGGAGAGTTAGATCAAAATATTATTGTTTTTTCTAAAGAGTTAGCTCCTTCACAAGTTGCAAGTGCGAATCCCGCCTATATTCGTGGCTTTGTTTCTTTAGTAGGAGCCCCTACATCGCATACAGCAATTGTATCTCGAGCAAAGAATATTCCTTATTTGGCCAATCTTTCTCAGGAAAATTGGGATAAGATCCAAGAATATATTGGCAAACTGGTATTTATCGATGGGATTCGTGGGGAAATCATTTTTAATCCGAAAGCGCAAACCTTGGAAAGCTATTATAATAAGAAAAGTACTTTGTGCAATGCAACGCTATTCTATGCACGGCAAGAAGAATCCTCTACTATAGTGTCTGCGCATGCAGCTAGCCTTGAAGAAATTCATATGCTTGCAGGTAGCCTTCCGAAAACACCCATAGGATTATTTCGGTCTGAGTTTCTAGCGATTGCGGAAGATAGGTTACCTACATATGCAGAGCAAGTACATGTTTATCAGGAATTAGCTGTATGTTCCGAACGAAGCCCAGTATTACGTTTGTTTGATTTTAGTGAGGATAAGCCCTGTCCGGGGGAAGATGTGGTACCTGAGCGTTCTGTACAGTACTTGTTAAAAAATACGGGAGTACTGGATCAACAACTATTAGCAATTTTAGCTGCGTCATCATGCGGCCCCTTAAAAATACTTATTCCAGGTGTGGCTGATGTGGCAGAAATTCTAGAGGTTAAACGCCGCATAGATATGCTACGCCATTCTGTAGAGGAGTATGTTTTTGATAATATTTCCTTGGGATGTATGATTGAGTTTCCTTCGGCAGTAATGATGATAGATGAAATCCTTTCTGAATGTGATTTCCTTTCTATAGGAACGAATGATTTAATGCAGTATACTTTAGGGAATCTTCGAGAGTTGGTGCCCCCTCCGTATTTGAATACACCTCTACACCCTGCAGTCATGCGCATGATTCGTCGTGTAGTTTGTAGTGCAAAACAACGAGAGATTTCTGTTTCTATTTGTGGAGAAGCCGCAGCGGATCTTTCTTTAACTCCCTTCTTTTTAGGACTGGGAGTTGAAGAATTATCCGTGGCTATACCCGTAGTTCCAGAATTACGTATGAGGATAGCCTCATTAAATTTAAGTGATTGTATTGAGTGTGCGGAAAAGCTTTTAAGAGCTCGGACTTGTGAGGAAGTTCGAACGCTATTAATTTAA
- a CDS encoding YbaB/EbfC family nucleoid-associated protein: protein MGSGYAKKKKEAKIMEQQFLEMEAALEEKRYEGQAGNGLISVIINGKCDLISVKVQPQCLDPEEPEVVEDLFRAAFKEAKSAMDKEMSLMRAGMPF from the coding sequence ATGGGCAGTGGATATGCTAAAAAGAAAAAAGAAGCCAAAATCATGGAACAACAATTTCTTGAAATGGAGGCAGCTCTAGAAGAAAAACGTTATGAAGGACAAGCAGGAAACGGCTTAATTTCTGTAATCATTAATGGCAAATGCGACCTCATTTCTGTAAAAGTTCAGCCACAATGTTTAGATCCTGAAGAACCTGAAGTTGTCGAAGATCTCTTTCGAGCTGCTTTTAAAGAAGCGAAATCTGCTATGGATAAAGAAATGTCCTTAATGCGAGCTGGAATGCCTTTTTAA